In the genome of Flavobacteriaceae bacterium YJPT1-3, the window TCGGCATCGAGAAGATCGTCCAGTTCTGAGGGATCAGCAACCTTCAGTTTGATCATCCAGCCGTCTCCGTACGGATCGGTATTGACGAGTTCCGGTTCGTCTTCCAGAGCTTCGTTAAATTCAAGGATCTCTCCTGAAACCGGCAAGAATAGATCGGATACTGTTTTTACAGCCTCTACCGTTCCAAATACCTCATCTTTATCTAAGCTTTCGCCTACCGTTTCCACTTCAACGTAGACGATATCACCCAGTTCGCCTTGTGCGAAATCAGTAATGCCCACGGTCAGGACGTCTCCTTCGATTCGGGCCCACTCGTGATCTTTGGTGTACTTTAGTTCTGCTGGTATGCTCATTTTCAAATGCTTTTTTTAGTTTCCAAAGTTGTAGCGCAGAGTGATTCCAGAGCGAATGGTCGTTTGCGGAAATGCGGTACTGATCGCATAGGTGGCAAAACTGTGATCGTAATAGAAGAGCGCGGTTAGATTCTTGCTTAAAGCGTAATCTGCTTTGAAGGTGAAACCGTATATATCCTGCCCTGCGGTGACTTGGTTATTATCAATGTCCAAATATCGGATTATTGTTTGATTTTGCCGCAAGGAAAAATCAGCTTTTAGATTCAGATCACTCTTTAAAATGGTTCGCTTTCCTCCAAAATTAGTAGCAAACCGAAGATCTTTAACCCGATAACCTACCCCCAGTTTGTATTCATTTCCTTTGATCTCGGTCAGTAAATTATTGTCGAAACTCAAGCTTAATACCCGATCTTTTCTCAATTCTGCCAGAATTTGTACCGAGTTCTGCATTTCGAAATCCAAACGTACCAAAGGAGAAAATTGTTCTACCAAATTGATGGCCGTAAATAAGGTTTCATTCAGGAAGTTTCCGGCCTGATCGGTCTGAGCGGTTGTAGGATCTGTATCGGTGTTCGGGTCAAATACCAGGTTGGTATTGAATTGTGTGACGCTATAGCCGGCATTGTAACCATGGTTGACCGAGAATCTCTTGAAGTTCTTCTTGAACCACTTTAACTTCATCAGACCGGTGTACTTTAAGTTCCAGTTAGGTAGTGGAATATCTTTAAATGCCCCTAACTTGGTGTCACTGGCATCACCACCGGTGTAGGCCGATAGGAAGGCAGGAATCAGCACCGATTGATTGGTGCTGCCAAATCCCTCAGGGAAACCACTCTCATCTCTTGGATAGGAATCATTACCGTAAAAATTGCGCGCCAGACGCTCTGCAACCACGAGTCGGTTAGACCTAAACTCTTCAAATACCTGCGAAAATGACTCGGTGCTTTTACTAAAAGCCGTGCCGATCATGAGGGTGGAAATATTGAAATTTCCGAAGGTATTTCCTGCCAAACCTTCGTAGGTAAGTGAATTGGGGTCAACCCGATAGCTTTCGGAGAAAGATTCCTGATAAATTCGATTGAGATTAACATCAATGGTCAGGTCGGTGAGCGGCACCAGTTGCGCCTGAATGTCTAATTGTTTATTCTCTACTTCGCGGTACTGTTGATTGAACTCCTGATATAGGGTCAACCATCCTTTGCGTGCCGCGAGGTCGCGCACTTCTGCCTGACTTCCAAACACAAATCCTGCACTGGGCTTCAGGGTACCTATAAATCCGATGCTGGGTAAAAATCCGGGCAGAAAGATTCCGTTGTTCTCCTGATAGTTTACTTGAATGTTCTTAATGGCGGTAGCCAACCCAATCGCGGTGTTGTATGCCTTGTCCTTCCCTTTGAGTCCGGATTCCTGGGCCTCTTGAGGTTTCTGAGCCCGGTTAGGATCATTGAGCTGAGGCACCGCCCGACTGCGCGCTTCTCTGGAATTGGTATTCGCCTTTCGCTTCTCGAGTCCGATATTCTTATAGACCGTTTCCATATTGATGGTCCCGTTGATGGCATGGGTATTGGCGTTCTCTATGCTGTTCCCCAGGTTGGGAATGCCTTCCAGTGTCTGGAACTGTTGCGAACCCCGCTGCCATTGATAATCGGCCGTGTAGGAATAGGTCGCCTTAAGAAAATCCAGGAAGGGTAATTTGGCAAAGGGCAGGTCATAGTTAACCTGTAAGGTCTGAAACTGTCGATTGGGGGTACCCACCTCAAAGAATCCATCAAATACTTCCAATTCATTATTCGGCAGACCATCATCATTGAGATAATTGCGCACAATACGGTTTTGAGAGGCATCAAAATTGACCCTGAGGGATTTGGTGATTGGATAGTTCACCGCATACTGCCAATCAAACAGAAAGTTGCGCTGATATAGGGTAGGTATAGGAATAAAACCTTGTTCTGCTGTGACATCTCTAAAGGTTTGTTCGTTATACTGACGAGTGATATTGGTACTCGCACTGAAGCTGGCCGGTAAGTAGTTGAAGTTAAAATCCTTAAGCCACTTCAAGTATTTGCTGGTGAACAAAGAATCCTTTTTCTCAAAAGGCGCCACCGTTTTCGGTTTAAAGTTATAGGTATAGGTCCCTCCCAATCTGACGTTTTTATCGACAGCATCTTCAATCTCAAAATCACGATGATTCGTTTGATTGTAGGAGTAGGAGAAGGCGAAATTTTCCACATCATAAGGCATGGGTTTCTTTTCTCCCGTTCGTTCTTTCCGCACTCCAATAAAATTTATGCTTTTCCGCTTGGTGTAATCAATGGACTGGTTCTCGATACGGTCCCGCTCCTCATCACTGGTCGCGTTTTCCAGGCGAGTCTCCAGCTCCAAATCCAAAAATCTAGGATCAAATTGCGGTGTAATCTTTTGTTCTCCTATGGCGTAGTTGAATGGTAATTTGATCCCCCATTTGTTAGGCAACAGCTGACCCAGTTCCACATTGGTCACTACGTCATATTGCTGGGTATCTTCGCGAAAGCGTTCATTGGGAGATTGTTCGATGCTACCAAAACCGCTGGTGCTTTGTCTCCCTGTAGCGGATACGGTGGCAAAATCGGCCAGATTAGCATCCAGATTTACGATCCCGGCCCAACCTCCTTCATTATTCAATTCGCTCAAGCGCAACTCATTAAACCAAACCTCTCCACACACATCCTGACCTCCGGAATCATTTCCGTTTTTCAATCCCAGCATGATGGTGCGCACATCTCCAAAACTTGGATTCCCCTTAATACCTATGGTTAAAGCATTCACCCGGTCTCCATCTCCTCCCTGCAGATCTCCTTCTTCAAAGAAATGCACCTGTCCGTTGGGATAGGTTGCCGGGTCGTTGACTACAATTGATTTTACCTGTTGCAGTAATTCCAACGGCAGGTCGAAGCGGTTGGCCTCGGGCCAAATTTCACTGGGCGTAGTGGCTCCGAAGGGGGTAATAGCCAAAGGCAATTCTATCTGATAGTAATTTTCGGTGAGGTCAGTTCCCATTCTGATAAAAGCCCTAAGTTCACCATTTTGCGGCGCGATTTCCCGAAGAATGGCTTCAGCGTGTAAGAACATCTCAAGATTCTTGTACTGCCGCATATCCAAGTTGTAATACTTATACACCCCACGCGCATCCTCGGGTTCCAGATCACAAACCAACAGGCTTAAGGATTGCTCATTTTGTCGAATGTTCTGGTTGTTGTTGATGAGCTGCTCTCTACGTACTCCCGGTGGCAGGACGTATGGAATCGGATCGCGATTCTCATTGGCCTCTATACTGACAGAGGCCACCTCAAATTCGGTGTTCTCCATGGTAGGGTCTGACATGTCGGGGTCTAAGGTCAGGTCATAGCGGCGGTAATCTCCACGCACCAAATCCAGGGTTCCCAGGCGCAGCACCGTGTTTTGCGAAAATTCACTGAGGTACATCCGCATGAATCGGATGGTTCTAAAATCACCGATTCCACCCACCGTATTGGTAGGTTGATTGATGGGTATTTTGAATTGTACCCAGCGAACGGGTATCGTACTTCCATTCTGTTGGGTCACGGTCAGGTTTCGAATATCCGTAATGAATGGATTGTCGATCACCAGTGACTCCCGGGTGATGTCCAGCTCATATTCGTAATAGCTGTTCACCGTATTCATGGTGTTATCCCGGTTCAAGTCTTCGACGTCGGGGAAGGTTGTTGCCCCACGATTGGTTTGGGTCACTTCTACCGGAGAGTTCCCTTCTTGTCCATTGTAGCGCTTATAACGATCCAATACATTCCCTTGAGCCGCAACGAAATATTCATAATTGTCTCCTGCGGGATCTTCCAATCCGGCAAAATCAGGGAAGCGCTGTGCTTCCTGGGCATCGTCCAGGCCATCATAACCAATGTCCTGATTGGTACGCGCCTGTCCCTCGGAAGAGAAGGCGTAGATCAAGGCCTGATTGGTAGGAACCTTTCCCCAGATCGTTTGAGAGGTGTTCTCCTGACCTCCACTTTCCGGCAGGCCGTTCTCATATTGCTTACGCCCATCTTTTAGAATGTCTTCGGATATACTCCCTAAATTCAAGGTCAATTTTCCACCTGGATTACCCGCATTTTCATCGTATAAGAACGGATCCATTAACCAGAACTCGACAAATTCTACATTGGCCTGTTCAAAATCGGTCGAACTCAATTGCCTCATGATTCCCCCGAAGTTTTGCTCAGGATTGGTAAGGATTCCATCCTGGGCATCCGGACTGTAATTATAGGCTCCACGTTCGGTGGGATAATAGGCCAGATCTAATGTGAATAAGGCCTGTGTTTGACCAGCAACAATATCCTGTTGTGGGAAGATCTCGTTACGGAACACCCGGCGCGTCGCAAAGGACGAAAGGTCTTGATCATTGATGCCATCCGGTCGCTGACTCGTGTAAAAAATAGGGTCAATGGTGTACCAGGCTAATTTTGCCCGGCGGTAGCCAGAAGACAGATCTCCATTGGCCAAATCTCCACCAAAGCCCACCGGTACGGAGGAAAGATCCCATTGTAAAGGAGAGCTGATATCGATAGAAGTTTGGGCGCCTTCAAAGTCATCCACATAAGAAGTGGCTTCTCCACTAAAGTCGGTGCCCTTGGGCTGGCCCGGCAACAGATAGGCGAATTCACCACGAACAGAAACATTAGAAGCTACATCCGTATCTATGTTGGGCAGTTTGTTGACCAGACGGGTCAAAAAGGGTACTTCGGTAGAATAATTAGCGTTAAGTCCGAAAATGGTGTTATTGATAGGCTCAAAACTGTAGGTCGCTTTTTGAGTCAGTGGCCGTTCGTTCAAATTGATAATAGTACCCCCAACCAAAAAGTCTTCACTGAACTGATGCTCAACATTGATCCCGGTAAAACGCTTGGTCTGCTGTCCAAATAAAGCATTATTTTCCGTTGAGACCTGAATAGGAATGTTCGATCCTGCGAGCGATTTATCGAGTAGGATCACTCGACCCAACTGATAATTAACGGTATAATCCAGACCTTCCTGCAGCACCCGACCACCGGCAGTAACGGTAACCGAACCCTGTGGAATATTGAATCCACCAATAGGAATTCCTTCATCCTGGGTCGATTTGTACTTTCCTTTCAGTTTGAACAGGTTTTTACTGGCATTATCCCGGGCCACGGTTTTGGTGGATGCGTACAGTGTTTTATAAACGTATTTGAGCTGGTTGGCGTTATACGTGGCTAACTCAGCCTCAGACATGTCCATATTATCATCGTAGGTCTCCCCAGGATCATTCCTCAATTTATTGAAAAGAAACTCTCCAAAGGGCTCCACGCTGGTAAAGATGATGCTACCGTTCTGGGTGTCTACGGTTAGACCCGGCACGAAGTCAAAGAAGCCGTCGCCACCCACCTGAGGATCGCCAAACACGGTCAATCGATCTAAATTGAACACCCTCAAAAGCGTGGTGTTCGCTACGTCATCCGGGAGTGGTGGCCCACCTTCTGCAGGGGTAATGTAATTGAGGGGAGCAGGGTTGTCATACACGATGTTCAATCGAAAGCCTTCCTGTTCGAGCTGAAAAGCACCCAATCCATAGATATTCTTCATCATCAAGTCCCAGACCGGTTCGTTGACCTGAGTGATGTTACTCTTAAGCAATTTAACCACGATGTTCTGAGCCTCTCCTCCCTGACCCACAGGCTTGACGCTGTCGAGAATTCCGTCATTATTGATGTCGGCGCCCGGGGTTTGATCCGGATCGGCACCATCGGTGATGCCGTCATTATCGGCATCCGGTTTTTCGGCTACGCCGTCTCCGTCTTCGTCGGCATCAGCGATATCGGGAATCCCGTCGTTGTCTTGGTCGGGAAACGCTCCACTGGTGGAGTCGACTCCGTCATTGGCAAATTCGCCCACCTGAAATACTTCTCCGTTCACGGTATACTGAAAAGACACCCCTAAAACCTCATCATTGCTCAAGCGTTGATTTAAGCTGATGTACCCCAATCGCTCGTCCAAATCGTATTCATCAGGACGCAGTTTTCTGGCATTTTCCAGCAAGACGTAATCGGTACCATCATCTACAGTGACCCCGCCAAAACCTTGACCAACCGTAGCCACACTTCGAATGGCCGAGGTCAGCACGGTTTCCTGTGTCGTGTTGATCCCAAATGGATTGAAATCGTTGTTCCTATTGCTTGGAAACGAACCCGGCGGCACATTTACGAAGCCAGCGGGTGGAGTCATCAATCCGATGTTCGTAGGCTCTGATTCACCAATATCCTGAACGGCTACGATGTTACGCGTATTGTCAGTAGTACTGGCCCGGTTAGTGATCCAGACCTCTATCCTGTTGATTTGTACATTCGAATTGATAAAAGGATAGCGCTCCAAAGAGCGATCATAGGTATCTCTAAAATAATGGGCCAGGAAAAAGTGACGATCATTATCATAATCCAGTGGGCGTATCTCAAAGTCCTGAATGGTCCCTCCCCCTTCGGCAGTCACCGAACGAGTTTGCGATTGTTGTTCAGAAAATACTCCAGTAATCCGTGTTTTTCCAAATTGAAGTTCCGTCTTGACCCCAAATAAACTTTGGGAACCTTGAATTAAAGCACTGTTCAGGGGCATGCTCACATTACCCACTTCGATCTTTTGAACGATATCGTCTTCTGTGGGTGTGTATTCCAACTTGATCTGGTTTTGAAAATCGAAAGTCGATTCGGTATCGTACTGCGCATTGATTTGTAAGCGCTTCCCTACCTTACCCAGCAAACTCAAACTGATGCGTTGGTCAAAATCAAAAGAAACATTGGTCCGGTTTCGGGGTGAAAAACTCGGATTATCCTGCTTGGTGTACAGTAGACCCAGATCCATTTCCACAGATCCCTGAGGGATTAACGAAATCTCAGTACCTCCAAAAATACTTTCAAACAGATTTGAATTCACGTAGAAATTAGGGAGCAGATTCTTTTGGGCTTCCTTCCCTTCTTCGGTATTCCCGTCTATGGCGGCTATTTTTTCCTTGAAGTAATTCCGCATCTGTTCCTGCCGTACCAGATCATAGTATTCCTGGGGGGTAAGGATTAGCGGATAGGTGATATTGAAACGGCCCAGCGATTCGGTGTAGACGTATCGATCGGTGTCGGCATCATAGGTGTATTTGGAAACGATGCTACTGGGATTGTCCAGCTCGAGCCTGCCTAAGGCGTAAGTGCTTGCTGTACTGTCCTGAGTATTTGGGTCCTGATCTTGTGCAATTCCCTTTAAACCTGAAAGAAGGGCTACCAGAACAAAGAAAAAATGAACAGTCTTTATGGGCTGATTAAAGGTCAGGTTCAAGTTGCTATAGGTTTTTCAGGGCCTCTTTTATCAAGAGCTCCACTGTGGCGTTGGGGTGTTCCCTTAAAATTTTATCACATACTTTTTCGGCCTGCTTGCGTGCAAATCCTAAGGTTTCTAATGCAGATAACGCTTCTTCTTTGCTGGTATTGCGCGGCCCTGCTGAAACTTCGTCCATTCCGGACAACTTGAGGACTTTGTCTTTGAGGTCAATAATGACCCGCTTGGCCGTTTTGGCGCCTATCCCTTTAATGCTTTGAATGGTCACATCATCGCCAGAAGCGATGGCTTGATGAATTTCTTCCGGTCGTAAAGAAGACAACATGGTGCGTGCAGTATTGGGACCAATACCGGAAACAGAAAGTAATAATCGAAATAATTCCCGTTCAGAAGCCTGCACAAAACCGTACAACGTATGAGAGTCTTCTTTGACCTGGAAATGGGTCAGGAGTTGAATGGATTCTTCATCCGGGATTTGGTCAAAAGTGTGTAGCGATATATTGACAAAATAACCAACGCCGCCGCATTCAATAATCACATGGGTAGGGGTCTTTTCAACCAGCCTGCCCTTCAGGTGTGAAATCATTCGTTAACTAAATTTTAAGAGGCGCTAAATGTACTAAAATAATTATCAAATATGCTTTACCGCTGCGCTCTTCCTTGGGTCATGAACCTGCCTAAAGGCAGGCAAGACTCCCTAAGTTCGCTTTACCGCTGCGCTCTTCCTTGGGTCATGAACCTGCCTAAAGGCAGGCAAGACTCCCTAAGTTCGCTTTACCGCTTCGCTCTCCCTTTGATCGTGAACCTGCCTGCCGGCAGGCAGGGCTCAGTGACCTCGCTTTATCGCTTCGCTTTCCCTTCGGTCATTAAGCTCGTGACCTCGCTTTCGCGAAAGCGTGCTTAGAACTTTAAATATGCAGGTGCTAAAAAGCCGTTCTTAGATCTCGAGGTCGAGTTGCTGTTGTTTTTTTTCTTTTTGCTGGGCATCTATAACCGCTACCGCAGTCATGTTGACGATTTCATCTACACTAGCTCCTAACTGAAGTACGTGAACGGGTTTGCGCATACCCAACATAATGGGTCCAATGTTATCGGCCTTGTCCAACTCTTTGATGGTTTTATACATGATGTTTGCCGTATCGATGTTGGAGAATACCAGGGTATTCACTTTTTTCCCGGCAATCTTAGAAAATGGGAATTTTCGCCGCATCATTTCATCATTAAGAGCAAAGTCGGCTTGCACTTCTCCATCCACCAGTAAATCCGGATAATAGCGATGCAGATAAGCCACGGCATCGCGCACCTTATTGGCTTTTTCGTGTTTGGACGAACCAAAATTGGAATAGGACATCATAGCGATCACGGGCTCCAAGCCGAACATACGCACGGTGCGTGCTGTCATCTGAGCAATTTTAGCCAGATCTTTGGCCGAGGGATCGATATTGATGGACGTATCGGCTAGAAATAGAGGCCCTCTGGAGGTAATCATCAGGTTAGCCGTAGCTACTTTATTCACCCCTTTTGCAGCCCCAATTACTTCAAATACCGGCTTGACCACCGAAGGATAACTGCGCGAATAGCCGGTAATCATACCGTCAGCGTCGCCTTCATTGACCATCATGGCGGCAAAGTAATCCCGTTGTCGCATCAACTTTTGGGCATCATATAAGGTTACGCCTTTACGCTTTCTGGCCTGCCAGTATATTTGAGCGTATTTCTCGAGGTGCTCCAATTCTTCCGGTGACTTGGGATCAATGATCTCCACATCAGCATCAAAATCGATCTCTTCCTTAAGTTCCAGAATCGTCTCCCGGTTTCCAAGCAGGACAGGAGTTGCCACACCATCATCATGCACTATCTGAGCGGCTTTCAACACATCCAACTGATCAGACTCAGCGAACACAATACGCTTGGGAGCCATTTTGGCCCGATTGATCATCAAACGAACAATTTTGTTGTCAGAGCCCATGCGTGCATAAAGTTCTTCCTCATACGCTGCCCAATCGGTAATGGGTTCTTTGGCCACCCCACTTTCCATGGCAGCTTTGGCTACTGCAGGAGGCACGGCCGCAATCAATCTGGGATCGAAAGGCTTGGGAATGATATAATCTTTACCGAAGTTTAGGCGGGTTTCGCCATAAGCGATATTGACCTGTTCGGGTACATTTTCTTTGGCCAGATCAGCGAGTGCTTTCACTGCAGCCATTTTCATGGCCTCATTGATCTTGGTGGCCCGTACATCCAGAGCTCCTCTAAAAATGAAAGGGAAACCCAATACATTATTCACCTGATTCGGATTATCCGAACGTCCTGTTGCCATGATGATATCGTCGCGTGTCGCACAGGCCAGATCATAACTGATCTCAGGATCGGGATTGGCCATGGCAAAAACGATTGGATTCTTGGCCATACTTTTCAGCATTTCCGGACTTACGATGCCGGCAATAGAAAGGCCTACGAATACATCAGCATCTTTCATGGCTTCTTCCAAGGTATCGATCTTACGGTCTGTGGCAAACTCCGCTTTTTCCGTACTTAGGCTTTCCCGATCCTTACGAATTACCCCTTTACTGTCGGTCATGACGATGTTCTTATCCAGCGCTCCAAAGGCTTTGTAAAGACGGGTACAGGAAACTGCTGCGGCCCCTGCTCCACTGATCACAATGCGGACTTCTTCAATTTTTTTATTCGTTAGCTCCAGGGCGTTCAGAAGTGCAGCTGCTGAGATAATGGCTGTTCCATGCTGATCGTCGTGCATGACCGGAATGTCAAGCTCTTCTTTAAGTCGGCGTTCGATCTCAAACGCCTCCGGAGCTTTAATATCTTCCAGATTGATCCCTCCAAAAGTGGGAGCAATATTTTTTACAGTCTCGATAAAAGCGTCGATATCTTTAGTGCCTACTTCAATATCGAATACATCGATACCGGCAAAGATCTTAAAGAGCAAGCCTTTCCCTTCCATCACAGGTTTGGACGCCTCCGGTCCAATATCACCCAAGCCTAAGACTGCAGTACCATTAGAAATAACTGCCACTAGATTTCCTTTGGCCGTGTATTTATAGGCATTATTAACGTCCTTCTGGATCTCCAAACACGGCTCGGCTACTCCGGGTGAGTAGGCCAAAGAAAGGTCTCTTTGGGAGGAATATTTTTTGGTAGGTACCACGGCGATCTTGCCGGGTTGCGGTTTAGCGTGATAGATAAGTGCTTCTCTTCTTCGTTTTTGCTTACTCATATATGCTTAGTTGGCGATCAGTAAACAAAATTAAGGCTATTATCTCAGCCGCACCTATAAAACATAGAAAATGCGATCAGCTGATGCCAAGAAGTTCAGAGAGCAGATCTACATTTTGGGGTAAGCGACCCACGTTCTGCAATTTGATCGCGGCCAGGGAGAGGGCGATCTTTAAACAACGTTCCATTTCAAATTCCTGCAAATAAGCAAACAAGAACCCGCTCCAAAAGGCGTCTCCCGCGCCAGTCGCGTCCAAAATCACATCGATCTTTTTGGCCGGTAGTTCTATGCGCGTCGCTTCTTTACCAAGCGGCTTATGGGATAATTTTACCCCTTTACTACCCAGGGTCAGACAAACGATCTCCACTCCTGCCTGATGAAAAAAATCAAAAACTTTTTCCTGGGCTACCTCATCTCCGAACAAACGCGCAATATCATCTTCACTCACCTTAACCAGTGGATTGTAGCTGCAATAGGTTTTGATCGTCTCTATGGCTTCTTTCCGATCGGGCCATACACGAGATGCATAATTGACGTCTATACTTAGTGTACAACCAGCTTCCTTAGCACGTCTGGCTCCATCCATGATGGTAGCTCGCGCCGGTTGCCGGCTTAAAGCGAAGCAGGTGGTGTGGTAAATCTTCGCTTGAGCCAGTAATTCATCGGGGAGTTGATCTGCGGTAATCTGCGTATCTGCTTTGCGGTAGGGAATGAAATCCGGAGTTCCCGTGGTTTGTGAAACAAAAATGACGCTGGTAGGCTCGTCATCAAGCTGTTTTACCGAAGCCAAAGACAAGCCATTCTCCTGCAACTTCTCGAGCATATAGGCACCAAATCCATCACGGCCAGTGGTACACACCAAACGGGGAGTGAGTCCTAAACGCGCCATATTCATGGCTACATTGGTAGGTGATCCTCCCAGGTAGCGATGATAGTCCCGTGTTTCT includes:
- the gcvH gene encoding glycine cleavage system protein GcvH — encoded protein: MSIPAELKYTKDHEWARIEGDVLTVGITDFAQGELGDIVYVEVETVGESLDKDEVFGTVEAVKTVSDLFLPVSGEILEFNEALEDEPELVNTDPYGDGWMIKLKVADPSELDDLLDAEAYGEVIGA
- a CDS encoding carbohydrate kinase; its protein translation is MSKPIDVICVGEILIDFIGQQRDVPIEETRDYHRYLGGSPTNVAMNMARLGLTPRLVCTTGRDGFGAYMLEKLQENGLSLASVKQLDDEPTSVIFVSQTTGTPDFIPYRKADTQITADQLPDELLAQAKIYHTTCFALSRQPARATIMDGARRAKEAGCTLSIDVNYASRVWPDRKEAIETIKTYCSYNPLVKVSEDDIARLFGDEVAQEKVFDFFHQAGVEIVCLTLGSKGVKLSHKPLGKEATRIELPAKKIDVILDATGAGDAFWSGFLFAYLQEFEMERCLKIALSLAAIKLQNVGRLPQNVDLLSELLGIS
- a CDS encoding NADP-dependent malic enzyme; translated protein: MSKQKRRREALIYHAKPQPGKIAVVPTKKYSSQRDLSLAYSPGVAEPCLEIQKDVNNAYKYTAKGNLVAVISNGTAVLGLGDIGPEASKPVMEGKGLLFKIFAGIDVFDIEVGTKDIDAFIETVKNIAPTFGGINLEDIKAPEAFEIERRLKEELDIPVMHDDQHGTAIISAAALLNALELTNKKIEEVRIVISGAGAAAVSCTRLYKAFGALDKNIVMTDSKGVIRKDRESLSTEKAEFATDRKIDTLEEAMKDADVFVGLSIAGIVSPEMLKSMAKNPIVFAMANPDPEISYDLACATRDDIIMATGRSDNPNQVNNVLGFPFIFRGALDVRATKINEAMKMAAVKALADLAKENVPEQVNIAYGETRLNFGKDYIIPKPFDPRLIAAVPPAVAKAAMESGVAKEPITDWAAYEEELYARMGSDNKIVRLMINRAKMAPKRIVFAESDQLDVLKAAQIVHDDGVATPVLLGNRETILELKEEIDFDADVEIIDPKSPEELEHLEKYAQIYWQARKRKGVTLYDAQKLMRQRDYFAAMMVNEGDADGMITGYSRSYPSVVKPVFEVIGAAKGVNKVATANLMITSRGPLFLADTSINIDPSAKDLAKIAQMTARTVRMFGLEPVIAMMSYSNFGSSKHEKANKVRDAVAYLHRYYPDLLVDGEVQADFALNDEMMRRKFPFSKIAGKKVNTLVFSNIDTANIMYKTIKELDKADNIGPIMLGMRKPVHVLQLGASVDEIVNMTAVAVIDAQQKEKKQQQLDLEI
- the sprA gene encoding cell surface protein SprA, whose protein sequence is MAQDQDPNTQDSTASTYALGRLELDNPSSIVSKYTYDADTDRYVYTESLGRFNITYPLILTPQEYYDLVRQEQMRNYFKEKIAAIDGNTEEGKEAQKNLLPNFYVNSNLFESIFGGTEISLIPQGSVEMDLGLLYTKQDNPSFSPRNRTNVSFDFDQRISLSLLGKVGKRLQINAQYDTESTFDFQNQIKLEYTPTEDDIVQKIEVGNVSMPLNSALIQGSQSLFGVKTELQFGKTRITGVFSEQQSQTRSVTAEGGGTIQDFEIRPLDYDNDRHFFLAHYFRDTYDRSLERYPFINSNVQINRIEVWITNRASTTDNTRNIVAVQDIGESEPTNIGLMTPPAGFVNVPPGSFPSNRNNDFNPFGINTTQETVLTSAIRSVATVGQGFGGVTVDDGTDYVLLENARKLRPDEYDLDERLGYISLNQRLSNDEVLGVSFQYTVNGEVFQVGEFANDGVDSTSGAFPDQDNDGIPDIADADEDGDGVAEKPDADNDGITDGADPDQTPGADINNDGILDSVKPVGQGGEAQNIVVKLLKSNITQVNEPVWDLMMKNIYGLGAFQLEQEGFRLNIVYDNPAPLNYITPAEGGPPLPDDVANTTLLRVFNLDRLTVFGDPQVGGDGFFDFVPGLTVDTQNGSIIFTSVEPFGEFLFNKLRNDPGETYDDNMDMSEAELATYNANQLKYVYKTLYASTKTVARDNASKNLFKLKGKYKSTQDEGIPIGGFNIPQGSVTVTAGGRVLQEGLDYTVNYQLGRVILLDKSLAGSNIPIQVSTENNALFGQQTKRFTGINVEHQFSEDFLVGGTIINLNERPLTQKATYSFEPINNTIFGLNANYSTEVPFLTRLVNKLPNIDTDVASNVSVRGEFAYLLPGQPKGTDFSGEATSYVDDFEGAQTSIDISSPLQWDLSSVPVGFGGDLANGDLSSGYRRAKLAWYTIDPIFYTSQRPDGINDQDLSSFATRRVFRNEIFPQQDIVAGQTQALFTLDLAYYPTERGAYNYSPDAQDGILTNPEQNFGGIMRQLSSTDFEQANVEFVEFWLMDPFLYDENAGNPGGKLTLNLGSISEDILKDGRKQYENGLPESGGQENTSQTIWGKVPTNQALIYAFSSEGQARTNQDIGYDGLDDAQEAQRFPDFAGLEDPAGDNYEYFVAAQGNVLDRYKRYNGQEGNSPVEVTQTNRGATTFPDVEDLNRDNTMNTVNSYYEYELDITRESLVIDNPFITDIRNLTVTQQNGSTIPVRWVQFKIPINQPTNTVGGIGDFRTIRFMRMYLSEFSQNTVLRLGTLDLVRGDYRRYDLTLDPDMSDPTMENTEFEVASVSIEANENRDPIPYVLPPGVRREQLINNNQNIRQNEQSLSLLVCDLEPEDARGVYKYYNLDMRQYKNLEMFLHAEAILREIAPQNGELRAFIRMGTDLTENYYQIELPLAITPFGATTPSEIWPEANRFDLPLELLQQVKSIVVNDPATYPNGQVHFFEEGDLQGGDGDRVNALTIGIKGNPSFGDVRTIMLGLKNGNDSGGQDVCGEVWFNELRLSELNNEGGWAGIVNLDANLADFATVSATGRQSTSGFGSIEQSPNERFREDTQQYDVVTNVELGQLLPNKWGIKLPFNYAIGEQKITPQFDPRFLDLELETRLENATSDEERDRIENQSIDYTKRKSINFIGVRKERTGEKKPMPYDVENFAFSYSYNQTNHRDFEIEDAVDKNVRLGGTYTYNFKPKTVAPFEKKDSLFTSKYLKWLKDFNFNYLPASFSASTNITRQYNEQTFRDVTAEQGFIPIPTLYQRNFLFDWQYAVNYPITKSLRVNFDASQNRIVRNYLNDDGLPNNELEVFDGFFEVGTPNRQFQTLQVNYDLPFAKLPFLDFLKATYSYTADYQWQRGSQQFQTLEGIPNLGNSIENANTHAINGTINMETVYKNIGLEKRKANTNSREARSRAVPQLNDPNRAQKPQEAQESGLKGKDKAYNTAIGLATAIKNIQVNYQENNGIFLPGFLPSIGFIGTLKPSAGFVFGSQAEVRDLAARKGWLTLYQEFNQQYREVENKQLDIQAQLVPLTDLTIDVNLNRIYQESFSESYRVDPNSLTYEGLAGNTFGNFNISTLMIGTAFSKSTESFSQVFEEFRSNRLVVAERLARNFYGNDSYPRDESGFPEGFGSTNQSVLIPAFLSAYTGGDASDTKLGAFKDIPLPNWNLKYTGLMKLKWFKKNFKRFSVNHGYNAGYSVTQFNTNLVFDPNTDTDPTTAQTDQAGNFLNETLFTAINLVEQFSPLVRLDFEMQNSVQILAELRKDRVLSLSFDNNLLTEIKGNEYKLGVGYRVKDLRFATNFGGKRTILKSDLNLKADFSLRQNQTIIRYLDIDNNQVTAGQDIYGFTFKADYALSKNLTALFYYDHSFATYAISTAFPQTTIRSGITLRYNFGN
- the ruvA gene encoding Holliday junction branch migration protein RuvA, with product MISHLKGRLVEKTPTHVIIECGGVGYFVNISLHTFDQIPDEESIQLLTHFQVKEDSHTLYGFVQASERELFRLLLSVSGIGPNTARTMLSSLRPEEIHQAIASGDDVTIQSIKGIGAKTAKRVIIDLKDKVLKLSGMDEVSAGPRNTSKEEALSALETLGFARKQAEKVCDKILREHPNATVELLIKEALKNL